One genomic window of Myxocyprinus asiaticus isolate MX2 ecotype Aquarium Trade chromosome 5, UBuf_Myxa_2, whole genome shotgun sequence includes the following:
- the LOC127440675 gene encoding ralA-binding protein 1-like: MTECFLPPSSSPAEQRRAEHSGSVARTPSSEEISPTKFPGLYRTGDPSPPHEGHHHEPPDAVSDEEKEHNKKKNKFKKKEKRTEGYAAFQEDSSADEAESPSKMKRSKGIHVFKKPSFSKKKEKEFKVKEKGPKEEKAKDKKSKDLTAADVVKQWKEKKKKKKPSAESEPVIMETAVTLQPIFGAPLAEAVRRTALYDGIQLPAIFRECVDYIESYGMKCEGIYRVSGMKSKVDELKAAYDREECPCLEEYDPHAVASLLKQYLRELPDNLMGKDLAARFEEACGRPSEAEKLQEFQRLLGEVPMGSRLLLAWLITHMDHVIAHEVDTKMNIQNISIVLNPTVQIGNRVLYVFFTHVHELFGDVVLKPVVHPLRWSNMATMPTLPETQETIKEEIRRQEFLLNRLHKDLQAGVKDLSKEERLWEVQRIVTALKRKLREAKRQECETKIAQEIASLSKEDVSKEEMSENEEEVINLLLAQENEILTEQEELISLEQVLRRQIATEKEEIERLRAEIADIQSRQQGRSETEEYSSDSESESEDEEELQMILEDLQKQNEELENKNTHLNQAIHEEQEAILELRVQLRLHQSHRLQQELMAPPLAEQAPPSLPGPEERSRADEPIKRATAAVIDSTGAAVAAPANGKPGKDAMKPSPSKDKRESNL, translated from the exons ATGACGGAGTGCTTCCTGCCACCCAGTAGCAGCCCTGCGGAGCAGAGGAGGGCGGAGCACTCCGGGAGCGTGGCTCGAACCCCGAGCTCCGAAGAGATCAGCCCCACCAAGTTCCCGGGACTGTATCGTACGGGCGACCCCTCACCCCCACACGAAGGACACCACCATGAGCCGCCTGATGCCGTGTCCGATGAGGAGAAGGAACAcaataagaagaagaataagtTTAAGAAGAAGGAGAAACGGA CCGAGGGATACGCTGCATTTCAGGAGGACAGTTCTGCCGATGAGGCTGAGAGCCCATCCAAGATGAAGCGTTCCAAGGGCATCCATGTTTTCAAGAAGCCCAGTTTCTCCAAGAAGAAGGAGAAGGAATTCAAAGTGAAAGAGAAGGGGCCTAAAGAGGAGAAAGCCAAGGACAAGAAGTCTAAAGACCTGACGGCAGCGGATGTGGTCAAACAGTggaaagagaagaaaaagaagaaaaagcccAGTGCTGAGTCTGAACCTGTCATCATGGAGACAGCAGTGACATTGCAGCCGATCTTCGGCGCTCCTTTAGCAGAAGCGGTGAGGAGAACAGCACTATATGATGGGATACAGCTCCCAGCCATCTTTAGAGAGTGTGTGGACTACATCGAGAGCTACGGCATGAAATGTGAAGGCATTTATCGTGTATCTG GTATGAAGTCTAAAGTGGACGAGCTGAAAGCAGCATACGATCGTGAGGAGTGTCCGTGTTTGGAGGAGTATGATCCTCACGCAGTGGCCAGCCTGCTGAAGCAGTACCTGCGAGAACTGCCTGATAACCTGATGGGTAAAGATCTAGCTGCGCGCTTCGAGGAGGCCTGTGGGCGGCCCAGCGAGGCGGAGAAACTGCAGGAGTTCCAGAGGCTCCTGGGGGAGGTGCCCATGGGGAGCAGACTGCTCCTGGCCTGGCTCATCACTCACATGGACCATGTCATCGCCCATGAGGTCGACACCAAGATGAACATCCAGAACATCTCCATTGTACTTAATCCTACTGTACAG ATTGGTAACCGAGTGCTGTACGTTTTTTTCACTCACGTCCACGAGCTCTTCGGTGACGTGGTTCTGAAGCCGGTGGTCCATCCTCTACGCTGGTCCAATATGGCCACCATGCCCACCCTACCTGAGACCCAGGAGACCATTAAAGAGGAGATTCGCAGACAG GAGTTCCTGTTGAATCGTCTGCACAAAGATCTGCAGGCGGGTGTGAAGGATCTGTCTAAGGAGGAGAGACTCTGGGAAGTGCAGCGAATCGTCACTGCGCTCAAACGCAAACTCCGCGAGGCCAAGAGACAG GAGTGTGAGACTAAAATCGCGCAGGAGATCGCCAGCCTGTCTAAAGAGGATGTGTCAAAGGAGGAGATGTCCGAGAATGAGGAGGAAGTCATTAATCTGCTCCTGGCACAG GAGAATGAGATCCTTACAGAGCAGGAGGAGTTGATCTCTCTGGAGCAGGTGCTGAGACGACAGATCGCCACAGAGAAAGAGGAGATCGAGCGACTGCGCGCAGAGATCGCAGATATACAGAG CCGTCAGCAGGGTCGCAGTGAGACTGAGGAATATTCATCAgacagtgagagtgagagtgaagaTGAAGAAGAACTACAGATGATTCTAGAAGACCTGCAGAAACAGAATGAAGAACTTGAG AATAAAAACACTCATCTTAATCAGGCCATACATGAGGAACAGGAGGCCATTTTGGAACTGCGTGTTCAGCTCCGCCTCCATCAGAGTCACAGGCTGCAACAGGAGCTCATGGCCCCACCCCTAGCCGAACAGGCTCCGCCCTCCCTGCCCGGCCCAGAGGAACGATCTCGAGCGGACGAGCCAATAAAACGCGCCACAGCAGCCGTCATAGATTCCACAGGGGCGGCTGTGGCTGCCCCCGCCAATGGGAAGCCTGGAAAAGACGCTATGAAACCATCACCCAGTAAAGACAAGCGAGAGAGCAACCTGTAA